Genomic segment of Terriglobia bacterium:
GTTCCCCTGAACGCGTGGGCGCAACGCATCCTTACCGCGCTTCCTTCGGAGAGTCCTACACAAAGGCTCTTTACCGTCAAGCCCGCTCACGTTACCGTGGCCTTTGAGGGAGCATGCAAATGAGCTGGCATTGAAGACTTCTCCCTTCACGATTGCCGACACACGACAGCATCGTGGCTCGCAATGTCGGGGAAGGATATTTACACGATAGCGAAGATTTTGGGTCACAAGGATCTGCGGATGAGTGCCCGCTATGCTCACTTGGGCGCACAGTACCTGAGTGACGCGGTGCGGGCGCTTGATGCGGTCTTTCCCGGAGTTTCGGGTGTTCCACGTCCCCAGGGCGTCCCCGCTCCCATTGCCCTTCTTGAGGGGGAGACTGTAAATGCTTGAAAAGAAGTGGCGTCCCCAACGGGATTCGAACCCGTGTTGCCGCATTGAAAGCGCGGTGTCCTAGGCCGACTAGACGATGGGGACGCGGTGTCAAGCATCCGATGCCGGGAATCGCCAGATCTCAAATGACCACATTTGCCGACTCCCAAGCGATCAGCGCAAATGCGGCGCACATTCTGGCATTTTTGTCCCGGTATTTCAAGCCGAGACGAGTTTTGCGCG
This window contains:
- a CDS encoding tyrosine-type recombinase/integrase gives rise to the protein MEDFSLHDCRHTTASWLAMSGKDIYTIAKILGHKDLRMSARYAHLGAQYLSDAVRALDAVFPGVSGVPRPQGVPAPIALLEGETVNA